The nucleotide sequence TTCAATTGTGACATTTGAATTATTCAGATTTTGGGAAAGGTTTGGGTAACTATATTAAGCTTCTATTACATTTTAACAGCACCTATGATTTTCCATTTTTATAATGTAGTGACAATGTTGGTTGTTTGTTACAAATTACGGAGTATAGATTTACAATTTGCTTGAAAAGTACTAACTTTGACGACCTAGTGGAAATTACAAAGTAGCAGTGGGTGTTTGGCATTGCGTTTTAAGAGTGATTTTTCGATATCACGATTGAAAAATGTAAATAATCTATTATTAATGTTTACGAATAGTATTTTTAGAATTGATTTTTTTCGTTTTTGGATTATCAAACGTTGTCTAATAGAAACAACCTCCAAAATTACCCAATACAAGTAAAATGACGTAATTCTATTACATGTTAACTTTATTCCTATAATATGATGTCTATTTTAGTCATTGTTCCTATTAAGCACTGGATAATCTAATTTttcaacccaaaaaaaaaaaaaaaaaaaaaaaaatgattatctGATTTTTGCTTTATCTTACATAATTAAATCCAAACGTCATTCACCTACAAAACGTTTTGCTAAAGTTgattatttgattataattatgtAAAACACATAATCTATTTCAAAACGCAAATCCAAACACCCCTTAAGTTTCGCCATATGTTGAAATTGATAACAAAGGACTCACAAAATACTTGCATTATGTCAAAGCTGGTGCAATGATAAAATGCATCTTCTTGTGTGATTATGCATACAATTCTGCTCATGTTTTGTTTTATATGACAGACGAAGTTCCTACACGCGTGGGATTTCTCGGTCTTGGCATTATGGGTTCTCCGATGGCACAAAATCTTATAAAAGCAGGGTACGGGTCAAGTTTTTTACATATTTCTTGTTCTCATTATGTTAATCGATACATGTTATTTAAGTAGCGAAAATATAATGTTTTCAGGATTCATTATCATTAAGTTGTGCAGTTGTGATATTTTGATTGGATTGTAGGTGTGACGTAACTGTTTGGAATAGGACGAAGAGTAAATGTGATCCTCTCATCAATCTTGGCGCAAAGTAAGAATTCACGAGCTCTTTCAACAGTTTTGTACCTCATTGGCATTATAATTTATAGATATTTGTTAATATTGCTAGTCACTTTATTCTCTTACTTGATCCCGCTCATAagatagatataattatatatattgaggATCTATTGCACCTTTTTTGAGGCAACATCAAGCGTCGATTTAGTGGCGACTTGACtgcctcttagagcctaaattgaaattTAGGCAGGCCTTAaagcccatggaaatttgattctaccatttccaTGGTGTCTcatccttatttttatttttataattattattttatttatttatatacacaGAGCTGATAGCTCCAACCCATTTTCTTTTAAATGGGTCGACTTGGTTGGTGTTATATCTCAGAAGGTTCAAATCATTTAGTTAGATAAGAAACGGGTCAAAAGTTGTCCAAAGTGTATATTCTAGTTTCCTAATGCTTAAAAATAATGCTTACTCTTTTATAATTAGCTTTACTCAGAACTGAGACGATCACTGTAGCCATATAGCGTCTGCAATCAGTTTTAACACACCAACTTTTAAAATGGACAAAAATTGAACTTGTGTAGATCCTGAATGTGTACAAactttacccattttgacactttactGTTAAAGTATTATTTATCCACATGTGCAGATATAAGTCATCTCCAGGTGAAGTAGCGGCTTCTTGTGATGTCACATTTGCCATGCTTGCTGATCCTGAAAGTGCTGTGAGTATGACATATTacgattattttttatatatttaattatttttgaTGATTTAAGGCCATTGTGGCTAATCGCTTTACCTTTTACTATCAGCTGGTTGTTGCATGTGGTGATGACGGGGCTGCACGTGGAATGGGTCCCGGAAAAGGGTAGATTTCTTCTCAGGATTGTatatgtcttttttttttttttttttttggttgcaAATTCAGGgtataaaatcagattaaatgaaCTATCATTTTTTCCGAAGGTATTGAAATTACATCAAGAATAAATTATTCGAAATATTCAAAACGATTGTATGCCAATTGTGCTAGTTTTTTAGATCGTGATGCTATGATCTTACAAGCAGGATCACGATTTTGATAATCACGATTACAACTACACAAGGACAAAACAGTAATATTATAATGGAACTTTGGTGATAAACGAAATCTTGCATTTCTTTGAACTTTGGATGTTTAGTATCTGCTATTTGTAGGTATGTAGATGTCTCAACCGTTGATGGACCCACATCCAAGTTGATAAACGCACAAATAAAAGAAACTGGAGCACTTTTTTTGGAGGTAAGTAATTCTCTTTCGctctaacaataaaaaaaaaaaaaaaaaaaaaaaaaaaaaaaaaaaaaacacacacaaaaaaataagaaagaaaagaacGTTAGTATCATTTCATTATATACCATTGAACATCAAGATTTACGTTCCTTTGGTTCAGGCTCCAGTTTCAGGCTCTAAAAAGCCTGCAGAGGATGGACAACTTATATTCCTTACCGCAGGTAAATAAAAATTGATAAAACAGAGCTGTTAGTTTTGGCCTTGGTTTGGATTTTTAAAACATATACATGACTTATTTTCAGGTGATAAATCGTTATACGACAAAGTCACATCATACTTGGACATAATGGGAAAGGTTGCCCGTTCACTAACTTTTAGCTTAATCTGAACCGGGCTAATTGCATAAATTGGTAAACAATATTCAATGCTGGTTATAGTTACCTGACCAGTAAATTGCCGAAATGATGACATGGCAGTAAATTTGACCATGTTGACTTTTTTTGCTAATGTCATGCTTGAAAAGGTAATTACTTTATATTTTTACTGTCTCACATTTTACTGGCTTATAATAAGTTTGTTAGTCAATGCAGAACTCGAACTAAAATTGGTTAGTTATTATGCAATTAGCCCGTTTGAACCCTGAACTAAGATTTTTAAGCATCTTTATTGATTGTTATAAAATTGTTGTAAACAAATTGTTGTTTCTTTTGCACTGCAGTCAAGGTTCTACCTAGGTGATGTTGGGAATGGAGCTGCAATGAAACTTGTTGTAAACATGATCATGGGaaggttaattaatattaatattaaatatttaaatattaattaatattcaGAAGAAAAAGAAACACTTGCATTTttagttaaaaataataataataatatttgtattgatAACCATTTGCAGCATGATGACATCTTTTGCTGAAGGATTGCTTCTTAGCGAGAAAGTAGGGCTTGATCTAAGTGTGGTGGTGGAGGTAAAAGATATAGGATCATTAATTCTACTAAttgtttattaatttattttttataaaattaaaagatGTCAAAATAATGTAGCCTTGCCATTTCGAAATTATATAATAAAGCTAATCTCTTTTTGCAGGTAATCTCGCAGGGGGCGATTAGTGCACCGATGTTCTCAATGAAAGGCCCTTCAATGGTGCAATCCAAATACCCTACTGCTTTCCCTTTAAAGCATCAACAAAAGGTATCGATTTTTGACGACTTAAATATACCCCGATATCTAATAATGCATGTAAATTTTGAGATGACAAATTTACCTGTATACTTAGAAATGGGTTGATTTGGGTCATATTTTTCTTCTAATGGATGACAAAATttcttttttattatatatatcggAATAAGTCAAATGGGTTGAACGGGTCGCTTCAAAGTGTATTAGAATGCACAAAAGGGCCTTTGACCTAGCGGTATCGAGAAGCCCCTCTGACcttgaggtcatgggttcgagtcatgTTTAGGACATTATTCGTGTAAAGTCCCCCTGGGTGATCTCATACTGCTGTTCAAAAAAAGAATAAGGCAATTATACATCATTCACATTATTCGTTCAAAATGGTTATCAAATATGTTATTGTCATTTAGAAGCATCCAGCGCTTAATCATCCGATTTTATCAAACGCACTCTAATTGTTTGTAAATTGAAGACGAAAAGGCAAATATGTCTATAGGTCAACTCGACCCATTTGAACATGTATTTAAACATACCCATCCTAGTCAAACCTGGTTTGACCCTTTGACCGAACTGGATCACCCCTATTTTGCCAGGTGTATAAGATTTGGCCTTTGTATTGCAGGATATGAGGCTTGCTCTGGGTTTAGCTGAATCCGTTTCTCAATCGACGCCAATTGCAGCTGCTGCAAATGAGCTTTACAAGGTGGCTAAGTCGCACGGCTTAAGCGACCACGATTTTTCAGCAGTTATTGAAGCATTAAAAGTCAAACTGAAAGATTAAAAACACTGACATCtcctaacatttttattatttattattatcttttGTTAATGTTAATTGCCTTTTGGTTCTCAGATTTAGTGTGCCGTATTCCGCTATGTTTCGTGTATGGTATCTTATCAATAACATGAAATTTTATATGTGCCACAGTCCTCACAACATAAGACTTGTATGTTACGACCATATCAGTCTTGATTGAATGAGCTGATTTGATTCTATATTATAGTTTTAGGTGTTGTTGAATATTGGTCAAGACGTCAAGTGTGGTTGGTCCAATTTTAGAttgttagttgacttttgttggtcTACTATTAGTTTTAGGTTTAACTCTAATTTCATAATCAATGTTGTGGCACGTTGTTTCAGTCAtctacaactttttttttttttaacaactaTTGGGATTCCGCGAGGGGGATTAAACCACCCGttacgatcatctcccgtttcgactatgccgatgcagcgataataatctcccgcccccatcgctgcccgggagaaaaccttgaaactgattcaagggcacggccaagtaaaaccccctcccctttacccctcaAAGGATATGAGAaatgtgtcatgggtggatacttcatgggagggataaaattgtgtttttaatatgtagccaacgggggtcgaaatCCTGACCTCTCCTAAAGGAGACAGGCCACTAACCGCTGGACGACATCACaactataactatatatattattatggttGTAATTATTTGTGGGGAAAAGTTGGTTTTATACTTTTATGACATGAGAgacataataattttattaaaatgtaGTTGGTGACGTATCTTTATGTCTTTTCTAACCATTATTTACGATTATTAAAAAAATGTGTTCAGTTATTGTCAATTTGATTTAACTAGTTTAGGAGCCTCGCCTTacgtcgggggctccgttttgaatgtaaTTTAATGCGTGTAGTTCGTAAAATGACTTCGGGTTTAAGGGTGATTTCGGTGAAACATAACTCGACTACAATGAAAAGATATAGCTCATCAAAGCTCTAGATAGTGTAGTCGGAGAAAGTTGAAATTGAAAAAGTGAAGCACAGTAAGCAAGAGGGAGAGAAAGTAGGTGAGAGAGAATTACTTAGTTTATCTCTTCAGATGATTGACCCAATACATTATGACATTATGTGGAAATTTTTGTATAAAATTTATTTAACCATAACATTACTTtcttaattttttaaaatatttatatcaaTCTCTATCATTTCCAGTTTAGTGGTGCACACTATAATAAGTC is from Rutidosis leptorrhynchoides isolate AG116_Rl617_1_P2 chromosome 10, CSIRO_AGI_Rlap_v1, whole genome shotgun sequence and encodes:
- the LOC139872088 gene encoding glyoxylate/succinic semialdehyde reductase 2, chloroplastic isoform X2, whose amino-acid sequence is MTDEVPTRVGFLGLGIMGSPMAQNLIKAGCDVTVWNRTKSKCDPLINLGAKYKSSPGEVAASCDVTFAMLADPESALVVACGDDGAARGMGPGKGYVDVSTVDGPTSKLINAQIKETGALFLEAPVSGSKKPAEDGQLIFLTAGDKSLYDKVTSYLDIMGKSRFYLGDVGNGAAMKLVVNMIMGSMMTSFAEGLLLSEKVGLDLSVVVEVISQGAISAPMFSMKGPSMVQSKYPTAFPLKHQQKDMRLALGLAESVSQSTPIAAAANELYKVAKSHGLSDHDFSAVIEALKVKLKD
- the LOC139872088 gene encoding glyoxylate/succinic semialdehyde reductase 2, chloroplastic isoform X1; amino-acid sequence: MVSLVRGASYSTTMAASFCPSLPQHFKPKPIFRFPHSSFSSFKVFSSQSSSDEVPTRVGFLGLGIMGSPMAQNLIKAGCDVTVWNRTKSKCDPLINLGAKYKSSPGEVAASCDVTFAMLADPESALVVACGDDGAARGMGPGKGYVDVSTVDGPTSKLINAQIKETGALFLEAPVSGSKKPAEDGQLIFLTAGDKSLYDKVTSYLDIMGKSRFYLGDVGNGAAMKLVVNMIMGSMMTSFAEGLLLSEKVGLDLSVVVEVISQGAISAPMFSMKGPSMVQSKYPTAFPLKHQQKDMRLALGLAESVSQSTPIAAAANELYKVAKSHGLSDHDFSAVIEALKVKLKD